The Oncorhynchus mykiss isolate Arlee chromosome 28, USDA_OmykA_1.1, whole genome shotgun sequence genome includes a window with the following:
- the LOC110508442 gene encoding protein fem-1 homolog A, whose protein sequence is MDITTAVFNAARDGKLKLIQKLLSNKSPEELEALAEEKTQGGTPLLIASRHGHLEVVDYLLEHCKANVELGGSVNFDGETIEGAPPLWAASAAGHLPVVRTLLKHGASVNNTTLTNSTPLRAACFDGHLEIVRYLVEHRADMEVANRHGHTCLMISCYKGHKEIAKFLLERGADVNRKSVKGNTALHDCAESGSLDIMKMLLKCNARMERDGYGMTPLLAASVTGHTNIVEYLAHQPRSSREERIDALELLGATFVDKKRDLLGSMRYWRRAMELRQPADKVGLLAKPPPGPPVPAYDCAREVSTAEELEALITDPDEMRMQALLVRERILGPSHPDTSYYIRYRGAVYADSGNFERCISLWKYALDMQQSNLDPLSPMTASSFLSFAELFSFVLQDRAKGTLATRVTFHDLMGVLGKSVREVERAVAQRDSPPEAPQFTKALSIILHLVFLLEKLECTTEQEHQKKQTVYRLLKLNPRARSGFTPLHMSVDKDTTSVGRYPVGRFPSQTVASLLLECGADVDSRDCDNNTPLHVAASNGCPEIMALLVRAGAHFDATNAQRKTAYELLEDQSSGHPALYPLNYVTLQCLAARTIERHRLPYKGLISEEMETFIELH, encoded by the coding sequence ATGGATATCACGACGGCGGTTTTCAACGCGGCCAGAGATGGTAAGCTGAAACTTATCCAGAAGTTGCTGAGCAACAAAAGTCCGGAGGAGTTGGAAGCTCTCGCCGAGGAGAAAACACAGGGAGGCACACCTCTCCTCATTGCTTCTCGACACGGACACTTAGAGGTTGTGGACTATTTGCTTGAACATTGCAAAGCTAACGTGGAACTAGGAGGCTCGGTAAACTTTGACGGTGAGACGATTGAAGGGGCTCCCCCGCTATGGGCGGCTTCGGCGGCTGGTCACCTCCCTGTCGTCCGCACACTCCTCAAACACGGTGCCTCTGTCAACAACACTACGCTGACCAACTCAACGCCCTTACGCGCTGCCTGCTTCGATGGTCACCTGGAGATTGTCCGTTACCTGGTGGAGCACCGAGCCGATATGGAGGTAGCCAACCGCCACGGCCATACCTGCCTGATGATCTCCTGCTACAAGGGCCACAAAGAGATAGCAAAGTTCCTCCTGGAGCGTGGTGCCGATGTCAACCGTAAGAGTGTGAAAGGCAACACCGCTCTCCACGACTGCGCTGAGTCCGGTAGCCTGGACATCATGAAGATGCTGCTGAAATGTAATGCCCGCATGGAGAGGGATGGATACGGCATGACCCCTCTTCTAGCTGCCAGCGTCACGGGGCACACCAACATCGTGGAGTACCTCGCCCACCAGCCCCGCTCTTCACGAGAAGAACGCATTGATGCACTCGAACTCCTGGGGGCCACCTTTGTAGATAAGAAGAGAGACCTCCTGGGGTCCATGAGATACTGGAGGAGAGCCATGGAGCTGAGACAACCAGCTGACAAGGTGGGACTCCTGGCCAAGCCCCCTCCGGGTCCCCCTGTCCCTGCCTATGACTGTGCCCGAGAGGTGAGCACAGCCGAGGAGCTGGAGGCTCTGATCACAGACCCTGACGAGATGCGGATGCAGGCCCTGCTGGTCCGTGAGAGAATCCTGGGGCCCTCGCACCCCGACACCTCCTACTATATCCGCTACAGAGGGGCCGTCTACGCCGACTCTGGTAACTTTGAACGCTGCATCAGCCTGTGGAAGTACGCCCTGGACATGCAGCAGAGTAACCTGGACCCCCTCAGCCCCATGACGGCCAGCAGTTTCCTGTCCTTCGCTGAGCTCTTCTCCTTCGTGCTGCAGGACCGGGCCAAAGGTACCCTGGCCACTCGCGTCACCTTTCACGACCTGATGGGGGTGTTGGGGAAGAGtgtgagggaggtggagagggcggTGGCCCAGAGGGACAGCCCCCCCGAAGCCCCCCAGTTCACTAAAGCCCTGTCTATCATCCTCCACCTGGTGTTCCTGCTGGAGAAGCTGGAGTGCACCACGGAGCAGGAGCACCAGAAGAAGCAGACGGTGTACCGCCTCCTGAAGTTGAACCCGCGGGCACGGAGTGGCTTCACCCCCCTGCATATGTCTGTGGACAAGGATACCACGTCGGTGGGCCGCTACCCTGTGGGTCGCTTCCCCTCTCAGACCGTGGCCTCGCTGCTGCTGGAGTGCGGAGCGGACGTGGACTCCCGGGACTGCGACAACAACACGCCCCTGCACGTCGCTGCTAGCAACGGTTGCCCGGAGATCATGGCGCTGCTGGTGAGGGCAGGGGCACACTTCGATGCCACCAATGCACAGAGGAAAACTGCGTACGAGCTGCTGGAGGATCAGAGCAGTGGACACCCGGCCCTCTACCCCCTCAACTACGTCACTCTGCAGTGCCTGGCAGCGCGCACCATTGAGAGGCACAGACTGCCCTACAAGGGCCTCATCTCAGAGGAGATGGAGACCTTCATTGAGCTGCACTGA